The genomic DNA CGTGCGTGCCCGCTCATCCGCGGGGTCCGCCCGCCCGGGCTGCCGGGGCGCAGCTCGTACGAGGCCTTGTGGCCGACGAGCACCCGCCGCTCGGCGTTGTACGCGTCCGACAGCAGCTCGGCCAGCGGCACCTCGGCCGCGTCGCCGTACCAGGCCTCACGGTCGGCCATGGCGAGCTTGCAGCCCTCGATGAGGAGGTGGACGTAGTCGGCGGACCCATAGCGCGGCAGCTCGGGCGGGAGCAGCGCGAGCTGCTGGAGGAGGACCGGGCCCTGGCTCCAGGGGCCGGCCTTGCACAGCGTCCAGCCCTGCCAGTCGTACGTCGCCGGAGCCTCGTAGGTCGCGGCCCAGGAGGCGAGATCGGCGGCCGTCAGCGTGCCGGTGTGCCGCTCGCCGCTGGTGTCCAGGGTGGGCCGCCCGGACTGGCGTACGAGCGCCTCGGCGATGAACCCGCCACGCCACACCTCCCGTGCCCTCTCGATCTGGGCCACCCGGTCTCCGGTGCCCGACACCTCGGCGATCAGCCGTTTCCAGGTCGCGGCGAGCGCCGGGTTGCGGAACAGTTCACCCGGCCGTGGCGCCTTTCCGCCGGGCAGATACACCTCGGCCGACGAGACCCACTCCGTCTCGAACAGCTCGCGCACCGTCTCGACGGTCTCCCCGACGCGCTCCACGGGCGCGTGCCCGTCCTGCGCGTATCCGATGGCGTACTTGAGGACGTCCGCGAGGGACTTCGTTCCGTAGTCGCGCAGGAGGAGCATCCAGGCGTCGAACGCACCCGGAACGGCGGCCGCGAGCGGCCCCGTACCGGGTACGAGATCCAGACCGAGTCCCTTGTAGTGCTCGATCGTGGCTCCGGCCGGCGCGACTCCCTGCCCGCACAGCACCCGCACCTCACCGCCCGCCGGGGCGAGGATGATCGGCACCTCTCCCCCGGGCCCGTTGAGGTGCGGCTCGACGACATGCAGGACGAAACCGGCGGCGACGGCGGCGTCGTAGGCGTTGCCGCCCTCCTCCAGGACGGCCATCGCCGACTGGGAGGCGAGCCAGTGCGTGGAGGACACCATGCCGAAGGTGCCCTGGAGGGTGGGGCGGGTCGTGAACATACGGCCTCTCACCTCGCTGTTTCCGCTCATCGGCCAGATCGGTCGGCGCTCAGGATCGGCCCTGGGGGGAATCTGGGGAGTTCGAGTCACACGCGAGAGATCCAATCACGGCACCGAAGCCCACGCGGGCACGCTTCAGACCCCCTGCTCACGGACGCGTACGGCACCCACGCGAGAGGCCCGGAGAATCCGCACAAAAGCGCCACACAGACTGCACTCAGGCTTTCGAAAGCCTCGTTAGCGTTGCTGGCTGCTCGATTCCACGTGCGAACGTGACCAGGCCCCGGCGGGGCGACGGCATGTCAACTCAGGAAGACCGCAAATGGACTACTGCTCCTCGTGTCGCCGGCATCTCAATGGCGCCCTGGTGTGTCCCGGGTGCGGTGCCTACGCTCCGGACATCGCACCGGCCACCGTCGACGGTGGCGTCGTCCCGAGCTGGGCCGGCACGGCGACGACGGGCACGACGGTGAGCGAGTCGGTGCCGTGGGAGTACCCGGCCTCGGACACGTGGCACGACGGCCGTCTTCGTGACGAGGCAGCGGTCGAAGCCGGCCTGGAGGAGGCCCCGGAGACCGACCCGTACGGCGACCTCGAGGGCACGATGCCCGCACCCGCACCGCAAGGGCGGGCGGCGCGGCGTCGCCAGCTGGCCCGCTGGAAGAAGAACCAGCGCCGGGCCGTGGTCGCGACTGCCGTCGCACTCGTCGGAGGCGGCCTGACCGTCGCCGCGATGGACCGGCACTCCGCCGACCGGGCACAGGCGTCCACCGCGCCGGAGGTCGCGACCATGGGCACCGCGGACGAACAGGTGGCTGAGCAGCCCCACCCCTCGTCGACACAACCCGGAACTCGCCTGTCTTCGCACACTCCCCCCGCGCAGTCGCCCACGACCGACCTTCCGCGCCGGCGGTCCGCCGCCGCCCCGCCCCGCGTCACACCGCCGAGCGCTCAGCCGTTCGCCGCCGCCTCTCCCCCTCCGACGGCGAGGGCGGCGGCCCCGCAGCCTCGGACCGCCTCCCCGTCCACCGTCGGAACGGTGCCCGACGGCACCGGTACGGCGGCGAAGGAAACGTCCGCGTCTGCCGGCGCCGATGACACGGCCCCGGGAGCACCGCAGGCGAGCCCCGCGCCCACAACGACTTCACCTTCGCAGATCTGCCTGCTCCTGGTGTGCCTCGGCTGATCGGCCGTTCAACGTCAGCGAGTGCGGACGGAGCCTGCGGGGACCGGGGAGTTCTCTCAGTACCCGCTCGGGCTTCTCAGAGCTTCCCGCCGATCTCGCAGGCCCGGCACGGCGGCCGGCCGCAGGTGCACTGCGTGATGGCGTCGAGGACGTCGCGATCGTGGTAGAGGCACTCGTCCTTGCAGGTGTGGCGCGGGATGAATCCCGCCGGGATCTCACCGGGCCACGGCTCGTGACCGTCCCGGCAGCGGGCGAACCGCTCGGGGTCGGTGGAGTGCAGGTCGTGCATGCTCGACCGCGCCTCGTCCTCCAGTTCCCGCACTCGCTGCACCAGGCTCTTCAGCTCGGTGGCAATGCTGGAGTACCGGTCGGCGCCGGTCCTTACGTGTGCGGCCCGCAGTGCCATCGCCGCGTTGCCCAAAAAACGGCCGGCATCCTGAAGGTCGGTCACGTGATGCAACTGAATGCCGTTCACGCCCCGTACCCACACGGCGTCCATGCTGCTCACTGATCCACCTTTCCAGCGTTCGCCTTGATTACCTTGCGAAACAGTATGCGCGGCGCCGGTGCCTCCGCATAGAAAAACTGTCTATTCAGCAAGCTAAGGGTCTCCGTCGCGCCCCGCCAGCAGATTCCGGGTGAGTCGGCTCACAGAAGACATGGGCCCGCAACAGGCATGACCAGCAGAAGGTCCATTGCTCACTCACGTGGTGGATCTTCAGCCGCGTCTTCCAATGGATCTTCTGCTGATTTCTTGTCCGCCCTCTGTTATTGAGCCGCCGTTCCGGCTCAATATGCGTTATCCGGTGACCGTGTAGGAGCGCGCTCCCGTTCCGGCTAGCCCACCACCGTCGACGATCAGGTACTCCGGACGGATGGGGCGCCCGTCGAACCAGCACTCCAGGATCTCCCGGGTACCGGCGGCGTAGCGGGCCTGCGCCGAGAGGGTCGAACCGGACACGTGCGGCGTCATCGCCTCGTACGGCATGGTGCGCCACGGATGGTCGGGCGGTGGCGGCTGCGGATACCAGACGTCACCGGCGTATCCGGCCAGTTGGCCGCTGTTGAGGGCCCGCACCACGGCATCCCGGTCGACGATGAGCGCGCGTGCGGTGTTGACGATGTACGAACCGCGCTTCATGGCCCCGATCAGGTCGTCGTCGAAGAGGTTCTGCGTCTGCGGATGCAGCGGGGTGTGGATCGACAGCACGTCGACCGAGGAGGCCAGCGAACGAGCGTCGGGATGCCAGGTCAGCTCCAGTTCCTCTTCGACCTCCTTGGGCAGCCGGTGCACGTCGCTGTAGTGCAGCCTTACGTCGAACGGCGCCAGGCGGCGCAGTACCGCCTGGCCGATCCGGCCGGAGCCGAGGACGCCGACGTCCATGCCTTCGAGGTCGTAGGCGCGCGAGACGCTGTCGGCGATGTTCCAGCCCTTCTTGGCGGTCACCCAGTCGTGGGCCGGCATGTAGTTGTGGACCAGAGTGAGGATCTGCATGACGGCGTGCTCGGACACGCTGATGCTGTTGCTGAAGGTCACCTCCGCCACCGTCATGCCGTGGGCGATGGCGCTCGGCAGGTCGACGTGGTCCGACCCGATCCCCGCCGTGATCGCGAGTTTGAGCCGGGGCGCGGAGGCGATCCGCTCGGCGGTCAGATAAGCGGGCCAGAAGGGCTGCGAGATGACCACGTCCGCGTCGGGCAGCTCGCGGTCCAGAGTGGAGTCCGGCGCTTCCTTGTCGCTGGTGACGACATAGGTGTCGCCTCGGTCCTCCAGGAACCGGCGTAGTCCCAGTTCTCCGGAGACGCTGCCGAGGAGCTGCCCCGGGGTGAAATCTATGGTTTGTGGGGTCGGCGTTGTCTGACCGCCCGGATATCCGGTGATGGCCGGAATCTCATCGCGGGCGTAGTCGGGAGGATAACCGCCCACGGGGTCGGGATAGAGCACCGCAAGGATCTTTGCCATGGCCGTCCTCCATCGGTGGGGCCGCCGCTCCGGCTGAACCGGTCGAGTACCGATGATCTTGAATTTTAGTTGAGCATGCGTCGGCGCTGCAATCCCCACGGATATTATGGAAGTGGGCCAGTGGATAAGGATGCGGATATTCGATCAGGCCTGCGGCAGGAGTTCGGGCGACAGCGTGTACCGATCCGTGTTCTGTACGGAGGCTTCTGATGCGGGCGGACGAATCCGGGCCCGAGCGGGAATCCCGAGAGCCCACGCACATCCCCGGCGCCGAACCCGAACTGGGTGGCGAGCCCACGCCGCGAGGCGAGCCCGGGCCGGGATTCGAGCCCGGGCCGGGAGGCGAGCCCGCACCGTCACGCGCGCCGTTCCGCTCACGTCTGCGCAAGGGCGTCCTGGCGGCGGTCGCGCTCGGCGGCGTTCTGGGCGGGTCGGCCCGCTACGCCCTGGGACTGACGTTTCCCACACCTCGGGGGACGTTTCCGGTGACGACGTTTGCCGTCAACGTGTCCGGTGCGTTCCTACTGGCGCTGCTGCTCGTGTACGTACTCGAGATCTGGCCGCCGACCCGGTACGTGCGACCGTTCGCCGCCGTCGGGTTTCTCGGCTCCTTCACCACTTTCTCGACGTGGATGGTCGACACCGATCGCCTTCTGGGTCACGGCCACTACGCAGTCGCGGCCTTCAACGTGTTCGGCAGTCTGTTCGCCGGCCTGGCCGCCACCGGTCTGGGCCTGGCCATCGGCAGGATGGCCCTGGCCCGGCGGGTACGGCTGGCCGCGCGGCACGGCCGCGCCCGCCGGTACGGCTGGTGGGTCCGGTGATCGTCACCCTGCTCGCCGTCGGTGCCGCGGCCGCGGTCGGGGCGGTCGCGCGCTACATGCTCGACCAGTACGTGCAGTACCGAAGCCCGGGCCTGTTCCCGCTCGGCACATGGCTGATCAACGTCACCGGTTCGTTCGTGCTGGGGCTTCTGGTGGGCCTCGGCGCGCGGCACGGACTGCCGGAGCAGTTCGTGCCCATTGCCGGCGTCGGATTCTGCGGCGCCTATACAACGTTCTCCACATTCAGTTACGAGTTGGTCCACCTGCGCGAGAAGGGACAGGTCAGAAAGTCCCTGCTGTACGGCGCTTCGAGCCTCACGGCGGGTCTTCTGGCGGCAGCGGCGGGGCTCGCCGTCGAATCGTTCTGAGAATCGAATCGCTCCGGGAATCGAATCGCTCCGGGAAGGGCAGGACCAGCCGTCGGGGACTTGACACGTGGATTCACGAGACGTCTCCTTGAACGTAGGAAACATTATGTGGCGTACGCCTCTCCGGACACGCCGCACGCGATCGGGTTGGCCAGCGTCCACCGAAATCCGGAGGCTGCTGATGGCAACCTATGAATATCTATGCAGCCGCTGCGGGGCCTTCGATGTGAAGTTGGAAATCGGGACGGCGCCCCGGGCTTACGGTTGCCCTGTTTGCGCAGGCGCTGCGAGACGTGTGTATTCCTCGCCCGGTCTCTCGCTGACCTCGCACGCGGTCGCCGCCCTCCACGTCCGGGAGGAGCAGGCGCGTGAGGCCCCGGCAGTAGTCTCCCAAGTGCCGCCACGCAGAAGGGTGCCACGGCACC from Streptomyces avermitilis MA-4680 = NBRC 14893 includes the following:
- a CDS encoding NAD-dependent formate dehydrogenase, which gives rise to MAKILAVLYPDPVGGYPPDYARDEIPAITGYPGGQTTPTPQTIDFTPGQLLGSVSGELGLRRFLEDRGDTYVVTSDKEAPDSTLDRELPDADVVISQPFWPAYLTAERIASAPRLKLAITAGIGSDHVDLPSAIAHGMTVAEVTFSNSISVSEHAVMQILTLVHNYMPAHDWVTAKKGWNIADSVSRAYDLEGMDVGVLGSGRIGQAVLRRLAPFDVRLHYSDVHRLPKEVEEELELTWHPDARSLASSVDVLSIHTPLHPQTQNLFDDDLIGAMKRGSYIVNTARALIVDRDAVVRALNSGQLAGYAGDVWYPQPPPPDHPWRTMPYEAMTPHVSGSTLSAQARYAAGTREILECWFDGRPIRPEYLIVDGGGLAGTGARSYTVTG
- the crcB gene encoding fluoride efflux transporter CrcB; translation: MIVTLLAVGAAAAVGAVARYMLDQYVQYRSPGLFPLGTWLINVTGSFVLGLLVGLGARHGLPEQFVPIAGVGFCGAYTTFSTFSYELVHLREKGQVRKSLLYGASSLTAGLLAAAAGLAVESF
- a CDS encoding SCO2400 family protein, yielding MDYCSSCRRHLNGALVCPGCGAYAPDIAPATVDGGVVPSWAGTATTGTTVSESVPWEYPASDTWHDGRLRDEAAVEAGLEEAPETDPYGDLEGTMPAPAPQGRAARRRQLARWKKNQRRAVVATAVALVGGGLTVAAMDRHSADRAQASTAPEVATMGTADEQVAEQPHPSSTQPGTRLSSHTPPAQSPTTDLPRRRSAAAPPRVTPPSAQPFAAASPPPTARAAAPQPRTASPSTVGTVPDGTGTAAKETSASAGADDTAPGAPQASPAPTTTSPSQICLLLVCLG
- a CDS encoding gamma-glutamyltransferase family protein, producing MFTTRPTLQGTFGMVSSTHWLASQSAMAVLEEGGNAYDAAVAAGFVLHVVEPHLNGPGGEVPIILAPAGGEVRVLCGQGVAPAGATIEHYKGLGLDLVPGTGPLAAAVPGAFDAWMLLLRDYGTKSLADVLKYAIGYAQDGHAPVERVGETVETVRELFETEWVSSAEVYLPGGKAPRPGELFRNPALAATWKRLIAEVSGTGDRVAQIERAREVWRGGFIAEALVRQSGRPTLDTSGERHTGTLTAADLASWAATYEAPATYDWQGWTLCKAGPWSQGPVLLQQLALLPPELPRYGSADYVHLLIEGCKLAMADREAWYGDAAEVPLAELLSDAYNAERRVLVGHKASYELRPGSPGGRTPRMSGHARVVAADEPEPAFGPPGAGEPTVAKSPLSPVPGEPDIAADGGTRGDTCHLDVVDRWGNMIAATPSGGWLQSNPVVPELGFPLGTRLQMAWLDEGLPNSLTPGRRPRTTLTPSLALRDQVPVLAFGTPGGDQQDQWQTHFFLAVVLRSGVRGGLDLQGAIDAPNWHNDSFPGSFYPRGTRPGSVTVESRTDPGVVEELRRRGHDVLVGEAWSEGRLCAVARDPETGVLSAAANPRGMQGYAVGR
- a CDS encoding FmdB family zinc ribbon protein; this encodes MATYEYLCSRCGAFDVKLEIGTAPRAYGCPVCAGAARRVYSSPGLSLTSHAVAALHVREEQAREAPAVVSQVPPRRRVPRHPHPALSRLPRL
- a CDS encoding fluoride efflux transporter FluC, which gives rise to MRADESGPERESREPTHIPGAEPELGGEPTPRGEPGPGFEPGPGGEPAPSRAPFRSRLRKGVLAAVALGGVLGGSARYALGLTFPTPRGTFPVTTFAVNVSGAFLLALLLVYVLEIWPPTRYVRPFAAVGFLGSFTTFSTWMVDTDRLLGHGHYAVAAFNVFGSLFAGLAATGLGLAIGRMALARRVRLAARHGRARRYGWWVR